A window from Opitutia bacterium ISCC 52 encodes these proteins:
- a CDS encoding tryptophan 7-halogenase: MTYQKKYDAVIVGGGPAGSTAGALLAEKGWDVLILEKDKFPRYHVGESLMPFCYFTFERLGVVDKIKEMAWTEKHSVQFVGRNGKVSTPFYFFQHYDHPSSTTWQVKRADFDLMLLDNAREKRATVLEETAVTEFIKDDSGAIVGVKAESKGGEALEFNARVVLDGSGRDALYLRKTSSRKRDPELNKIAIWTLFKGAKRDPGLDEGSTTVAYLDGKGWFWNIPMADDIVSSGIVAERDYLYRDTRDPKEIYEREIKNNPWIEDHLASGEQFGEYWVTGEYSYRGEHCATDGCVLIGDAFAFLDPVFSSGVFLALKSAELAADATDIALKKDGPIMATDYEAYGDTLCSSIEVMRQVVYAFYDERFSFADLIKANMHLRGALTDCLIGDLVDRDYGDLLEAMKDFAKLPEPLSHGRANLKPTAP, from the coding sequence ATGACTTACCAAAAGAAATATGACGCCGTCATCGTCGGAGGCGGTCCAGCTGGGTCGACTGCCGGAGCCTTATTAGCCGAGAAGGGCTGGGATGTACTCATTCTGGAGAAGGATAAATTTCCACGCTACCATGTGGGAGAGTCGCTGATGCCCTTCTGCTATTTTACCTTCGAACGACTGGGGGTAGTGGATAAAATCAAGGAGATGGCCTGGACGGAAAAGCATAGCGTCCAGTTTGTGGGCCGAAACGGTAAGGTTTCTACACCCTTTTATTTCTTTCAGCATTACGACCACCCTTCGTCGACTACCTGGCAGGTCAAACGAGCCGATTTCGACCTGATGCTCCTGGACAATGCTCGCGAAAAGAGAGCCACCGTACTTGAAGAAACAGCAGTGACCGAGTTCATCAAGGACGACTCTGGCGCGATTGTAGGCGTGAAAGCTGAGTCTAAAGGAGGAGAGGCGTTAGAGTTTAATGCTCGAGTGGTACTGGATGGTTCGGGGCGAGACGCCTTGTATTTGAGAAAGACCAGTTCGCGAAAGCGTGATCCAGAGCTGAACAAGATTGCCATCTGGACATTATTCAAAGGTGCCAAACGGGATCCAGGCCTGGACGAGGGTTCCACCACCGTTGCTTACCTGGATGGTAAGGGCTGGTTCTGGAATATTCCTATGGCCGACGATATTGTGAGCTCCGGCATTGTTGCTGAGCGGGATTACCTATATCGAGATACACGTGACCCAAAAGAAATTTACGAGCGCGAGATCAAAAACAACCCATGGATCGAAGATCACCTGGCCTCAGGAGAGCAATTTGGTGAGTATTGGGTGACGGGTGAATACTCCTACCGTGGGGAGCATTGTGCGACCGATGGCTGTGTGCTGATTGGTGATGCCTTTGCGTTTTTGGATCCTGTCTTTTCATCCGGGGTATTTCTCGCACTCAAATCGGCTGAGCTGGCTGCCGACGCTACCGACATCGCCTTGAAGAAAGACGGCCCCATCATGGCTACCGACTACGAAGCTTATGGAGACACGCTTTGCTCATCCATTGAGGTTATGCGTCAGGTGGTATATGCTTTCTACGATGAGAGATTTAGTTTTGCCGACCTGATCAAAGCCAATATGCATCTGCGAGGCGCACTAACCGATTGCTTAATTGGTGATCTGGTTGACCGCGATTACGGAGATTTACTGGAGGCGATGAAAGATTTTGCAAAATTGCCCGAACCTTTATCTCATGGTCGGGCAAATTTAAAGCCTACCGCCCCGTGA
- a CDS encoding aldehyde dehydrogenase family protein, translated as MSDQIHIPVLRLGQTYKSLDMTELDSDGKPIEVSVANPGIIRRDLLDIDKSVAALQAIPCETLADYCEKAAELFLNGDLPWGAGDEMQSPEDYAAALSLSTGLPHSLCRLNMGKVYEAMANIRAILSGLTRSMPLSLFDDGFVNQNGLDVNFFPQTKSLGVLLPSNSPGVNSLWLPAPVLKIPVILKPGREDPFTPFRIVQAMITAGFPAEAFGFYPTTHEGGNTLLFETGRGVAFGSDKTVKQYAPYRSIQVHGSGRSKVLIGDDFVDNWEEDVDTIVQSISANGGRSCINASGVLVSKNRDEIAHAIAKKLAAIVPLERTDPDATVCGFSNPDYAKAIDEMIEDHLKTPGAIDLTAQYRDGPRLVEKWGQTFLSPTLILCEDKDHPLANTEFMFPFASIVEVPQDQMLDTIGETLVVSAFTSNQEWAIDLMTSTNIERLNIGPYPTNRVQWEQPHEGNIFEFLYRRRALQGDLVTLEK; from the coding sequence ATGAGTGACCAAATTCACATTCCAGTTCTCCGCCTTGGGCAGACTTATAAAAGTTTAGATATGACCGAACTCGACAGCGACGGTAAGCCAATCGAAGTGAGCGTTGCGAATCCGGGCATCATTCGACGGGACTTGCTCGATATCGATAAATCCGTTGCTGCCTTACAAGCGATTCCTTGCGAGACTTTGGCTGACTATTGTGAGAAAGCGGCCGAGCTATTCCTAAACGGTGATCTGCCATGGGGCGCTGGTGACGAAATGCAAAGTCCGGAGGACTACGCAGCCGCGCTGTCTCTTTCAACGGGATTACCGCACAGCCTTTGCCGTCTGAACATGGGCAAAGTCTATGAGGCGATGGCTAACATTCGGGCTATCCTTTCCGGACTTACCCGGAGCATGCCGCTTTCACTGTTCGATGATGGTTTCGTTAACCAGAATGGACTGGATGTAAATTTCTTCCCTCAAACTAAGAGTCTCGGCGTTTTACTGCCGAGTAACTCTCCAGGAGTGAATTCCCTTTGGTTGCCGGCACCGGTATTGAAAATTCCGGTGATACTGAAACCCGGTCGTGAAGACCCATTTACGCCTTTCAGGATTGTTCAGGCCATGATCACCGCGGGTTTCCCAGCTGAGGCCTTTGGTTTTTATCCAACGACTCACGAGGGTGGAAATACCTTACTTTTCGAAACAGGACGGGGTGTTGCTTTTGGTTCTGACAAAACCGTGAAACAATATGCGCCTTACCGCAGTATTCAGGTGCATGGCTCCGGGCGCAGTAAAGTCCTTATCGGTGACGACTTTGTCGACAATTGGGAAGAGGATGTAGACACCATCGTGCAATCGATTTCTGCCAATGGCGGACGTAGTTGTATCAATGCTTCGGGTGTTCTTGTGTCAAAGAACCGTGATGAGATCGCTCATGCGATTGCCAAAAAGCTGGCTGCCATCGTGCCCCTCGAACGCACCGATCCTGACGCAACTGTTTGTGGGTTTTCGAACCCTGATTATGCCAAGGCGATCGATGAGATGATCGAAGATCATTTGAAGACGCCGGGTGCGATTGATCTTACCGCGCAGTATCGCGACGGACCTCGTTTGGTCGAGAAGTGGGGACAGACTTTCCTGAGCCCGACTTTGATTCTTTGTGAAGATAAGGATCATCCTCTCGCGAACACTGAGTTTATGTTCCCGTTTGCCAGCATTGTAGAAGTTCCTCAGGACCAGATGCTCGACACGATTGGTGAGACTTTGGTCGTTTCAGCGTTCACCTCCAACCAGGAGTGGGCGATCGACTTGATGACCAGCACGAACATTGAGCGTTTGAATATCGGTCCTTATCCGACAAACCGTGTTCAATGGGAGCAACCTCACGAAGGTAATATTTTTGAATTTCTCTATCGAAGACGAGCGTTACAAGGAGACTTGGTGACGCTGGAAAAATAA
- a CDS encoding coproporphyrinogen III oxidase family protein — protein sequence MDTNPFDKPQSAKNSTRAGNYFISNYPPFSFWSEDQAVEVEIALNSEPDPNAKLGVYHHIPFCRKRCHFCYFRVYTDKNANQIQNYLDGTMVEMKAMAERPLFQGRKPHFIYFGGGTPSYLSSKQLHSLTDQMKAILPWDEAEEVAFEGEPGTLNERKLAAIKDVGVTRLSLGIENFNDHLLEINGRAHRAPEVYKAYERARELNFDQLNIDLIAGMLEETEENWQFNIEETIKLMPDSVTIYQMEIPYNTAIYKEMKNTGQLVAPVADWETKRRWVKEAFAALESAGYTISSGYTAVKDPDRTKFIYRDELWSGADLLGLGVASFSHAAGVHYQNTTEIDPYLEKVEAGELPIKRAFRTSKEERMIREFILQMKLGHVKLGYFTEKFGINMEERFAEQLAGLTEEGLLEVQNGEVLLNRDGLLCVDNLLHDFFLQQHRTSKIV from the coding sequence ATGGATACCAACCCTTTCGACAAACCACAGAGCGCCAAAAATTCAACGCGCGCCGGTAATTACTTTATTTCTAATTATCCTCCTTTTTCTTTCTGGTCCGAAGACCAGGCCGTAGAGGTGGAGATTGCCCTGAACTCCGAGCCGGATCCGAATGCCAAGCTAGGTGTCTATCACCACATCCCATTTTGTCGGAAGCGTTGTCACTTTTGTTACTTCCGTGTTTACACCGACAAGAATGCTAACCAGATCCAGAATTATTTGGACGGCACCATGGTTGAAATGAAAGCCATGGCTGAACGCCCGCTTTTCCAGGGACGCAAACCGCATTTCATTTATTTCGGAGGTGGTACTCCTTCCTATCTTTCTTCCAAACAGCTACATAGTCTGACTGACCAAATGAAGGCCATACTCCCATGGGACGAAGCCGAGGAAGTCGCTTTCGAAGGTGAACCAGGCACCTTGAACGAGAGGAAGCTGGCTGCGATCAAAGATGTCGGTGTCACTCGCCTGAGTCTGGGGATTGAGAACTTTAATGATCACCTTTTGGAGATCAACGGACGTGCCCACCGCGCACCGGAGGTATACAAAGCCTACGAGCGTGCACGGGAATTGAATTTTGATCAGCTCAATATCGATTTGATTGCGGGTATGCTCGAAGAGACGGAAGAGAACTGGCAATTCAACATCGAAGAAACGATCAAGCTGATGCCGGATAGTGTGACCATCTACCAGATGGAGATACCTTACAACACGGCCATCTATAAGGAGATGAAAAACACCGGTCAGCTGGTGGCTCCGGTTGCTGACTGGGAAACCAAACGTCGCTGGGTGAAGGAAGCCTTTGCTGCGTTGGAAAGTGCCGGTTATACCATTTCCAGTGGTTACACGGCTGTGAAAGATCCAGACCGCACCAAGTTTATTTATCGTGATGAATTGTGGAGTGGGGCAGACCTACTTGGCCTGGGTGTTGCATCGTTCTCTCACGCGGCTGGTGTCCACTACCAGAACACCACCGAGATTGATCCTTATCTTGAAAAAGTAGAAGCAGGCGAGCTACCGATTAAGCGAGCTTTCCGCACATCAAAAGAAGAGCGCATGATCCGTGAGTTCATCCTTCAAATGAAATTGGGTCATGTAAAGTTGGGTTACTTCACTGAAAAATTTGGAATTAATATGGAAGAGCGATTTGCAGAGCAACTGGCCGGCCTGACCGAAGAAGGACTCCTTGAAGTTCAAAATGGAGAAGTACTACTCAATCGTGATGGCCTTCTCTGTGTAGACAATCTCCTGCACGACTTCTTTCTGCAACAGCATCGGACGAGCAAAATCGTTTAA
- a CDS encoding Gfo/Idh/MocA family oxidoreductase → MNTKLSRRNFIKASSAFAGISILPSGVWAASPNSKLQIAQVGVWNRGRGNLESLLRLPNIEMVGLCDVDSNYLDSASELAPDAKKFTDYREMFDKLDSDIDAVLVATPDHMHSPVSMAAMERGKHVYCEKPLAHNVVENRRLREVSEEKGLVTQLGIQVSSSIGQRMTVEYIRSGLIGKVSEVHVWSNKKWGRDEAAIPLGENPIPEGLDWNLWLGVADERRFLSSYYHPGQWRKLLDFGTGTLGDMGVHIFDTPYRAIKLTDPVSAKATCRAPNSFAHPASNRVEYVFGSTQYTTKQLKWTWYDGDYAPPVIPEFELPENYTMPSQGCVYMGEKGNLMMPHMSGPRTYPQELIRSVPKPQLDPIDHHGEWVDACLGNGKTRSPFTYGGPLTETLQLGVVASKYPEKTLKWNAKAMKITNLAKANQYVDREYRVF, encoded by the coding sequence ATGAATACTAAGTTATCCCGTAGAAACTTTATTAAAGCATCCTCTGCCTTTGCTGGCATTTCCATACTTCCGAGCGGTGTCTGGGCGGCTTCGCCAAACTCCAAGCTCCAGATTGCCCAGGTAGGCGTCTGGAATCGTGGACGAGGCAATCTCGAATCGTTACTCCGCCTGCCTAACATCGAGATGGTGGGCCTCTGTGATGTGGATTCTAACTATTTAGACAGCGCATCAGAGCTGGCACCGGATGCGAAGAAGTTTACCGACTACCGGGAGATGTTCGATAAGCTGGATTCAGATATCGATGCGGTTTTGGTTGCCACACCCGATCACATGCATTCGCCCGTCTCTATGGCTGCGATGGAGAGAGGGAAGCATGTTTACTGTGAAAAGCCTTTGGCCCACAATGTGGTTGAAAATCGCCGACTCCGGGAAGTTTCCGAAGAAAAGGGACTGGTAACCCAGTTGGGTATTCAGGTGAGCTCCAGCATTGGGCAACGCATGACCGTAGAGTACATTCGCTCCGGGCTGATCGGAAAAGTGAGCGAGGTGCATGTGTGGTCGAATAAGAAATGGGGCCGCGACGAAGCAGCTATTCCTCTTGGAGAAAATCCGATTCCTGAGGGCTTGGATTGGAACCTATGGTTGGGAGTTGCTGATGAAAGACGCTTTCTCAGTTCCTACTATCATCCTGGCCAGTGGAGAAAGCTCCTTGATTTCGGAACGGGTACACTCGGTGACATGGGCGTACATATTTTTGATACCCCGTATCGGGCAATCAAGTTAACGGATCCAGTATCTGCAAAAGCAACCTGCAGAGCCCCCAATAGTTTCGCTCACCCCGCCAGTAATCGAGTCGAGTATGTATTTGGATCCACCCAATACACCACCAAGCAATTGAAATGGACCTGGTATGATGGCGATTATGCACCGCCGGTAATTCCAGAATTTGAACTTCCGGAAAATTACACCATGCCCAGCCAGGGATGTGTTTACATGGGTGAGAAGGGAAATTTGATGATGCCTCACATGAGTGGGCCGCGCACTTATCCACAGGAATTGATTCGCAGTGTTCCGAAACCACAGCTCGATCCCATTGATCACCACGGCGAATGGGTGGATGCCTGCTTAGGAAATGGCAAAACTCGTTCCCCATTTACTTATGGAGGTCCGCTCACTGAAACGCTCCAACTCGGTGTGGTCGCCAGCAAGTATCCTGAGAAAACTTTAAAATGGAACGCCAAGGCGATGAAGATCACAAATCTCGCGAAAGCGAATCAGTATGTAGATCGTGAATACCGTGTGTTTTAA
- a CDS encoding iron-containing alcohol dehydrogenase: protein MVDPFESRPSPKLVFGNGVIKELPNSIKELGITSVLLVTDKGIVKAGHVEATCALLEGEGIPVHVYDDVSENPTENDAAACCAYAKELEFDGFVALGGGSSMDTAKACNFLLTNGGRMSDYHGYGKASKKMLPFIAIPTTAGTGSECQSYALVSREESHEKMACGDPKALARVAILDPDITDSQPRSVAVQTGIDALAHALEAAVSTKRTELSSMYSEAAFRHIVRAIDDIVDYSVHGDDRGHMLLGAALSGLAIENSMLGAAHASANPLTARHDIIHGRAVAMMLPHVMRFNNQDSEASRIYSRYSSILSELDVSDKSLIDWVADLTGRMAHIAFSADEKEIQQLATEAKQQWTGNFNPRSLEVSDFVELYRAALALPEPA, encoded by the coding sequence ATGGTCGATCCTTTCGAGTCCAGGCCCTCGCCCAAACTTGTTTTTGGGAATGGAGTCATAAAGGAATTGCCGAACTCAATCAAAGAGTTGGGCATCACTTCTGTCTTACTCGTGACGGACAAAGGTATTGTTAAGGCCGGTCATGTTGAGGCCACCTGTGCGTTGCTTGAAGGGGAAGGCATTCCGGTTCATGTCTACGATGACGTGAGCGAGAATCCGACCGAGAATGATGCGGCTGCCTGTTGTGCCTATGCCAAGGAACTCGAGTTTGATGGTTTCGTCGCATTGGGAGGTGGCAGCAGTATGGATACTGCCAAGGCTTGTAACTTTCTGCTGACCAATGGCGGGCGCATGAGCGATTACCACGGTTACGGAAAGGCATCGAAAAAGATGCTGCCTTTTATCGCTATTCCTACCACCGCGGGCACCGGGAGTGAGTGTCAGTCTTACGCTTTGGTAAGTCGCGAAGAGAGTCATGAAAAGATGGCCTGTGGAGATCCAAAGGCGCTAGCTCGTGTAGCCATTCTTGATCCAGACATTACGGATAGCCAACCGCGATCGGTTGCAGTGCAGACCGGTATTGACGCTTTGGCTCATGCCTTGGAAGCGGCGGTGTCGACTAAGAGGACAGAGTTATCTTCCATGTATTCCGAAGCAGCGTTTCGGCATATTGTTCGGGCGATCGATGACATTGTAGATTATAGTGTGCATGGTGACGACCGGGGACATATGCTCTTGGGAGCTGCTTTAAGTGGCCTCGCAATTGAAAACAGCATGTTGGGCGCAGCCCACGCTTCGGCTAATCCACTAACCGCTCGTCACGATATTATTCATGGTCGTGCCGTAGCGATGATGTTGCCGCATGTGATGCGGTTTAACAATCAGGATTCGGAAGCCTCACGTATCTACAGCCGTTATAGTTCTATTTTGAGTGAGCTGGATGTGAGCGATAAATCTCTCATCGACTGGGTCGCAGATCTAACGGGTCGTATGGCGCACATAGCATTCAGCGCTGATGAGAAAGAGATCCAGCAATTGGCCACCGAAGCCAAACAGCAGTGGACAGGAAACTTTAACCCTCGATCACTCGAGGTGAGTGATTTTGTTGAATTGTACCGGGCGGCTTTGGCTTTGCCAGAACCGGCATAA
- a CDS encoding DUF1080 domain-containing protein has product MINRILLLAGSLFATSTLCAVDLPEGFEALFNGRNLGGWHGDNPHQTRKAENRMVATEASQVDFHKHWTVENGELVNDGHGPYATTDKAYGDIELLLEYKTVAKADSGIYLRGSPQVQIWDTTKEGGKWDRDADKGSGGLFNNPKGAPGQNPLVHADKPFGEWNQVKIRQLGSRTWVWLNGKLVVDNAIMHGYYDKEKPLPARGPIHLQTHGGEIRWRNLFVREIGDMESNKLLRAGEKKAGFYSLVKNGTLDGWSGDTSGKEVKGDTIHWRDGGHFYTTKEYGDFTFRFEFTMEPEGNNGLSIRYPGEGNPAYDGMTELQILDHDDKRYAKIDPRQAHGSAYGMIAAHRGYFRPYGEWNYQEVTVKGSHIKVELNGTVILDGDLADVTEYMADKAHPGKLLKKGHLGFAGHGSEHYFQFRALSVKEL; this is encoded by the coding sequence ATGATTAATAGAATACTTCTTTTAGCTGGATCCCTGTTTGCCACTTCAACTCTTTGCGCGGTTGATCTTCCTGAAGGGTTCGAAGCCCTGTTTAATGGACGTAACCTGGGTGGATGGCATGGTGACAATCCTCATCAAACCCGAAAGGCTGAGAACCGTATGGTTGCCACCGAGGCGTCTCAGGTGGACTTTCACAAACACTGGACGGTGGAAAATGGAGAGTTGGTCAATGATGGGCATGGTCCTTATGCGACGACCGATAAAGCCTATGGTGACATAGAACTCTTGCTGGAATATAAGACGGTCGCCAAGGCGGATAGTGGCATCTACCTGCGAGGCTCACCTCAGGTTCAGATTTGGGACACCACTAAAGAGGGTGGTAAATGGGATCGCGATGCGGATAAAGGTTCAGGTGGCCTCTTTAACAATCCGAAAGGAGCTCCAGGCCAGAACCCCTTGGTCCATGCCGACAAACCTTTTGGGGAGTGGAACCAAGTAAAGATCCGTCAATTGGGAAGCCGGACCTGGGTGTGGCTGAATGGTAAGCTGGTGGTCGATAACGCCATCATGCACGGCTACTACGACAAAGAAAAACCGTTGCCTGCCAGGGGTCCGATTCACTTACAGACTCACGGTGGAGAAATTCGATGGCGGAACCTCTTTGTGCGTGAGATCGGCGATATGGAATCGAACAAACTATTGAGGGCAGGAGAGAAGAAGGCTGGCTTTTACTCCTTGGTTAAAAATGGGACACTCGATGGATGGTCTGGAGATACCAGTGGCAAGGAGGTCAAGGGTGATACGATTCACTGGCGAGATGGTGGCCATTTCTACACGACCAAGGAGTATGGGGACTTTACCTTTCGTTTCGAATTTACGATGGAACCAGAAGGCAACAATGGACTTTCGATTCGTTATCCGGGTGAGGGAAATCCTGCCTATGATGGCATGACTGAACTTCAAATCCTTGATCACGACGACAAACGCTATGCAAAGATAGATCCGCGCCAGGCTCACGGTAGTGCCTACGGAATGATCGCAGCTCATCGCGGCTACTTTCGTCCCTACGGCGAATGGAATTACCAAGAAGTCACCGTCAAAGGTTCTCACATCAAAGTGGAGCTGAACGGCACCGTGATTCTCGATGGCGACCTGGCCGATGTGACTGAGTATATGGCAGACAAAGCACACCCCGGTAAATTGCTCAAGAAAGGGCACCTCGGCTTTGCCGGTCATGGGAGTGAGCACTATTTCCAGTTTCGAGCTTTGTCGGTTAAGGAGCTGTAG
- a CDS encoding PQQ-binding-like beta-propeller repeat protein: MKVHLSKYVISLSLVAAILWTAACSKSSETTIEETVVEEAAPPVPQTSWSMTRGGPHLSGQIPAALPGKMEIAWTFSAGQMISAEAAILGGHVFVGTEDGLFFKLDLETGEELWKFETEDAVTAAPAISGDLVFLPSNDGQLYALSLETGEEVWKFGADDKISAAPVVVDNPEGEGQWVLMNGYDGTTRCLSTEDGSLIWSYETEDYINGSPAVVDNQWVVFGGCDAQLHVIGLADGSLVHKIPNDSQIVSSIATYKHMAYSGNYANQVVAFDVDLGMIAWVYEDRNLPFNNAPGVSDDMLFIGSNDKHLHAVNQESGEAAWKFRTGARIESAPIIFDDGLIFGSGDGRLYALNLDSGEEIWRLDLGEGFIASPAYGYGALIIGGEDGTVFALKES, encoded by the coding sequence ATGAAGGTTCATCTTTCCAAATATGTTATCAGTCTTTCGCTTGTCGCAGCGATTCTTTGGACAGCTGCTTGTTCCAAGTCATCTGAGACGACTATAGAGGAAACCGTGGTTGAGGAAGCCGCGCCTCCTGTTCCTCAAACTTCCTGGTCGATGACTCGTGGGGGACCTCATCTTTCGGGACAAATTCCAGCCGCTCTGCCTGGAAAGATGGAAATCGCATGGACGTTTTCTGCAGGACAAATGATCTCAGCCGAAGCGGCGATTCTGGGCGGACATGTTTTTGTCGGTACCGAGGATGGATTGTTTTTTAAACTCGATTTGGAAACGGGAGAAGAGCTTTGGAAGTTCGAAACCGAGGACGCTGTCACAGCGGCTCCGGCAATTAGTGGAGATCTGGTTTTTCTACCTTCAAACGATGGGCAACTCTATGCCTTGAGTCTGGAGACAGGTGAAGAAGTATGGAAGTTCGGAGCAGACGACAAGATCAGTGCAGCACCTGTGGTGGTAGATAACCCTGAAGGGGAAGGACAGTGGGTATTGATGAATGGCTATGATGGCACCACCCGTTGTTTGAGCACGGAAGATGGTTCGCTGATCTGGTCTTACGAAACGGAAGACTACATAAATGGTTCGCCTGCGGTCGTAGACAACCAGTGGGTGGTATTTGGTGGCTGTGATGCGCAATTGCATGTCATCGGTTTAGCAGACGGTAGTCTGGTTCATAAGATCCCGAATGATTCGCAGATTGTGAGTTCCATCGCGACTTATAAGCACATGGCTTACTCGGGAAACTACGCAAATCAAGTGGTGGCATTCGATGTGGACCTCGGGATGATTGCCTGGGTCTATGAGGACCGAAACTTGCCTTTCAACAATGCTCCCGGTGTGAGCGATGACATGCTGTTTATCGGCTCCAATGATAAGCATCTGCACGCTGTCAACCAGGAAAGCGGCGAAGCTGCCTGGAAATTTAGAACGGGAGCCCGGATAGAGAGTGCTCCTATCATCTTTGATGATGGACTCATTTTTGGGTCAGGGGACGGTCGCCTCTATGCCTTAAATCTCGACAGTGGAGAGGAAATCTGGAGGCTCGACCTCGGTGAAGGGTTCATTGCCAGTCCGGCCTACGGATACGGCGCGCTCATCATCGGAGGTGAAGATGGAACCGTCTTTGCCTTAAAAGAGTCCTGA
- a CDS encoding acyl-CoA thioesterase codes for MDIPDSFQFSHQRRVEFSDTDLAGIVHFANFLRYVESAEHAFWRHLGRSVHISSDEGQHGWPRLNISCDFFKPARFEDLLDIRLNIAEVRNTTIRYAFHIFNSESEALVASGQVTIIHVALDSNSGRMQKASISDELRALLAGL; via the coding sequence ATGGATATCCCGGACTCCTTTCAATTCTCACATCAACGCCGTGTTGAGTTTTCGGATACAGACTTGGCTGGTATTGTTCATTTTGCTAACTTTCTGCGCTATGTTGAGTCCGCTGAACATGCCTTTTGGCGGCATCTGGGTCGCAGTGTCCACATCTCGTCAGACGAAGGACAACATGGTTGGCCTCGATTGAATATTTCCTGCGATTTCTTTAAGCCCGCTCGCTTCGAGGATCTTCTGGATATTCGGCTTAATATTGCTGAAGTCAGAAATACGACGATCCGCTACGCCTTTCATATTTTTAATTCGGAGTCTGAGGCGCTGGTCGCTTCCGGCCAAGTGACGATTATCCATGTGGCACTCGACTCCAATTCAGGACGTATGCAGAAAGCCTCGATTTCGGACGAATTGCGAGCGTTACTAGCCGGTCTGTAG
- a CDS encoding glycosyltransferase family 4 protein, translating to MKLTFLTPGTGSYYCGACMRDNALAIELHKAGEDVAILPMYLPLMLDEEPLESLKETPIFFGGINMYLQQKLALFRKTPAFIDRLLNRTGLLRWAARHSHMTSAREHGKMCLEMLEIEESGFRKEFEKLLVWLEEIGKPEVVCLSTALQAGLADEIKKRLNVPIILFFQGEDSFLDGLPEPYRSDCWKRMGERLASADMLVSPSRFYSRYMEERLGLSESTIEVMHNGIKMEGYELAAQSPEYPTIGYLARMCREKGLEVLVDGFIRLRKTIGREGVRLRIAGAMTAGDLPLVKELKARIHKEGLDEDVDWLPNLSREEKISFLQSLSLFSVPVTYPEAFGLYVLEAIACGVPVVQPEMASFPEIMESTGGGTCIPQNNPKDFAEAWDSLLKDPERLETMRKQGRQKVEEHFSSPKMSKQFLQLTRAYQPTD from the coding sequence GTGAAACTTACTTTTCTGACACCCGGTACCGGAAGCTACTACTGCGGTGCCTGCATGCGAGACAATGCCTTAGCTATTGAGCTGCATAAGGCAGGTGAAGATGTGGCGATCCTTCCCATGTATTTGCCTCTCATGCTTGATGAAGAGCCGCTGGAAAGCCTGAAAGAGACCCCGATCTTCTTTGGGGGGATCAATATGTATCTGCAGCAGAAGCTGGCTTTGTTTCGGAAAACCCCCGCCTTTATCGATCGTTTGTTGAATCGAACAGGGCTTTTGCGTTGGGCTGCCCGCCATAGCCATATGACCTCGGCGCGGGAGCATGGAAAGATGTGCCTTGAGATGCTGGAGATTGAAGAAAGTGGATTCCGCAAGGAATTCGAGAAACTCCTGGTATGGCTGGAAGAAATCGGAAAACCGGAGGTGGTTTGCTTATCAACTGCCCTCCAGGCTGGCTTGGCCGATGAGATCAAGAAACGACTGAACGTACCGATCATTCTCTTTTTCCAAGGAGAAGACTCCTTTCTCGACGGACTTCCTGAACCTTACCGTAGTGATTGCTGGAAACGAATGGGGGAGCGACTGGCATCAGCCGATATGTTGGTGTCTCCGAGTCGGTTCTACTCTCGTTATATGGAAGAACGTCTTGGGCTTTCAGAAAGTACGATTGAGGTGATGCATAACGGCATTAAGATGGAAGGCTATGAGCTCGCTGCGCAGTCCCCAGAGTATCCGACGATTGGATACCTCGCGCGCATGTGTCGCGAAAAAGGATTAGAGGTTCTGGTGGATGGGTTTATTCGTCTGCGAAAAACGATCGGGCGAGAGGGTGTGCGCTTAAGAATCGCCGGTGCAATGACGGCGGGCGACTTGCCCTTAGTCAAGGAACTGAAGGCTCGAATCCATAAGGAAGGATTGGATGAGGATGTTGATTGGCTTCCGAATCTTTCTCGGGAGGAAAAGATATCTTTCTTGCAGTCACTTTCATTGTTTTCAGTTCCCGTCACTTATCCAGAAGCCTTTGGATTGTATGTGCTCGAAGCCATTGCTTGCGGGGTCCCAGTTGTGCAACCCGAAATGGCATCCTTTCCTGAGATCATGGAATCAACCGGTGGAGGCACCTGTATTCCTCAAAATAATCCGAAGGATTTTGCGGAAGCCTGGGATTCCTTGTTGAAGGATCCTGAGCGCTTGGAAACGATGCGAAAACAAGGGCGTCAGAAAGTGGAAGAACATTTTTCGTCGCCCAAAATGAGTAAACAATTTCTCCAGCTCACCCGAGCTTACCAACCCACCGACTGA